A single window of Chloroflexota bacterium DNA harbors:
- a CDS encoding transposase codes for LSADNNLAERSLRPLVVARKISGGTRSSRGSRITLALASLFETWKARGLNPLTQCFSMLAQGP; via the coding sequence CTGAGTGCGGACAACAATCTGGCCGAACGGAGCCTTCGTCCGCTGGTGGTAGCGCGCAAGATCAGCGGGGGTACGCGGAGTAGCCGCGGTAGCAGGATCACGTTGGCCCTGGCCAGTCTCTTTGAGACGTGGAAAGCACGTGGGCTCAATCCCCTTACGCAGTGCTTCAGTATGCTTGCTCAAGGCCCTTAA